A window of Cellulomonas sp. SLBN-39 genomic DNA:
CCGCGGGTGCAGTGCCGGGCGCCGTCGCTCCACCCACGTCTCGGCCCGGTCGGCACCGGAGTCGGCCGTCAGCGTCATGAACACGCACCCCCCTCGAAAGCGAACTGCGCATGAACGTAGTGCCGGAGGTATGTCCAGATCCTCCCCTCTCGACCGTTTTCACCCGCGCGGCCCGTGCAGTTCACCCGTCCCGGTGGACGGGTGGCACGCGCGACGCCGGAGCAGGTCAGGGGGTCGGCAGCAGCCAGGCGTCGGCGGCGCGGCGCCCGTCGACCGCGGGCAGGTCGGCCCGCACGGCGGCGGCCTGCCGCCCGGCGTCGAGGAGCGCGACCACGGCGGCGGCGACGTCGGCCGCGGGGGCGGCGGGGTCGAGGGCGCGGTGCCCGTGCTCCTCGAGCCACCCCGCCAGGCCGCCCTCGGTCGTCGTCACGACGGCGCACCCGTGGGCCAGGCCCTCGACGACGGGCAGGCCGACCTGCTCGCGCCAGGTACGCGTGCGCTGGGACAGCAGGACCGCCACGGCGTGGGTGCGCTGCAGGGCGTGCACCTGCTCGCGCGGCGGGTCGACGACCAGCGTGACCTCGTCGCGGGGCGCGACGAAGGCCCGGACCTCCTCGAGCAGGGGCCCGGTGCCCACGAGCGTGAGCCGGGCGTCGGGCCGCTGCGCGACGACCAGCGGCCAGGCCGCGAGCAGCTCGGGCACGCCCTTGCGCGCCTCGAACGCGCCGACGAACAGCACGCTGCCGGGCACGGGGGCGGGCGGTCCGCACGGGCAGGGGGCGGGCAGCGCGGGCACGAGGGCGTGCGCGGCCCGCTCCAGCAGGGCGGGGGTGAGCCGGCGGTACAGGTCGAGGGAGGCCTGCGTCCCGTGCACGACCCGGTCGACACGGCGGGCGACGTGCCCGACGAGCCACCGGTCGAGCGCGCGCCGGGCACGGCCGCGCAGCCCGGGCCGCGCGGGCGGGCGCCACGGGTCGTCGTTGGCGATCGCGTACGTCACGACGACGGGCCGCGGCCGGCGCCGCACGCGGGCCGCAGCGTCGACGGCGGCGAGCGCGAGCGCGGTGCGGCGCAGGCTCGAGACCATGAGCGGCTCGTTGACCTCGAGCTCGCGCACGTCGGAGCGGCCCAGCACCCAGGCGGCCCGCAGCGGGCCGGCCTCGACGAGGTCGAGCCCGGCGGCGAGGTCCGCGTCGAAGTCGTACCGCCGGCGCCGGTAGACGATCGAGGCGGGCGCGAGCTCGTGGGCGCGCTCCAGGTGGGCGGTGCGGACGGTCTCGTAGAGCCGCACGCGCGGCAGGCGCACGGTGCTCGGGCGGACGGTGCGGGTCGGGGCGCCGGCCCCGGTGGTCCCCTGCGGCACGGGCACCCCTCTCGCTCGTCGTCGGCGGTCTCACCCGCGGTCCGGCCGTCGCCCGGGTGCTCGACAAGATAGCGTTCGAGCGTGCTGGGGATCGTCGTCGTGAGCTTCGGCTCCGCACCGCTGCTGCGGGAGAACCTCGCCACCGTCGACCTGTCCGCCCTGCGGACGCCGCACCGGGTCGTGGTCGTCGACAACCTGCGGGACGCGCGCTCGCGCGCCGAGGTCCGCGAGTGCGCGCAGGAGCACGGCTGGGACCTGGTCGCGCAGGACGCGAACCCGGGCTTCGGCGCCGCGGCCGACGCCGGGGTGCGCCGGGCGGCCGCGCTCGGGTGCACGGCCGTCGTCCTGGTGAACCCGGACGCCCGCGTCGACGCCCCGACGCTGGACGCGCTGGCCGAGCAGGTCGACCGCACGCCCCGCACGCTCGTCTCGCCGCGCGTGGACCGCGCCGACGGCAGGCCGTGGTTCACGGGCGGCGAGATCGACGTGGCCGCGGGGCGGACCCGCAACGTCGTCACGGACGGCACGCCGCAGGCGCACGGCTGGGTCTCGGGGGCGTGCCTGGCGGCGTCGGTGGCGTGGTGGGACGAGCTGGGCGGCTTCGACGACGACTACTTCCTCTACTGGGAGGACGTCGACCTGTCGTACCGGTGCACGGCCGCCGGCGGAACCGTGCTGGTGCGGCAGGACCTCGTGGCGGTGCACGACGTGGGCGGCACGCAGGACGCGGGGACCGCGGGCGCGAAGTCGGCCACGTACTACCGCTGGAACACCCGCAACCGGCTGGTGTTCGCCGCCAAGCACCTGCCCGCGGCCGACGTGCGGCGGTGGCTGTGGCGCACGCCGGGGTACGCGCGCGCCGTGCTGCTGCGCGGGGGGCGGCGCCAGCTGCTGCGCCCGTGGGGCCCGGTGTGGGCGGTGACCCGCGGGTCGGTCGAGGGCGCCGGCTGGGCGGTCCGGGCGCTCGTGCGCCGCCCGCGCGGGGCGCGGACGGCGGTGGCGGCGTGAGCGCCGGCGCACCGGCGGGCGGTGCGAGCGGCAC
This region includes:
- a CDS encoding glycosyltransferase, which translates into the protein MPQGTTGAGAPTRTVRPSTVRLPRVRLYETVRTAHLERAHELAPASIVYRRRRYDFDADLAAGLDLVEAGPLRAAWVLGRSDVRELEVNEPLMVSSLRRTALALAAVDAAARVRRRPRPVVVTYAIANDDPWRPPARPGLRGRARRALDRWLVGHVARRVDRVVHGTQASLDLYRRLTPALLERAAHALVPALPAPCPCGPPAPVPGSVLFVGAFEARKGVPELLAAWPLVVAQRPDARLTLVGTGPLLEEVRAFVAPRDEVTLVVDPPREQVHALQRTHAVAVLLSQRTRTWREQVGLPVVEGLAHGCAVVTTTEGGLAGWLEEHGHRALDPAAPAADVAAAVVALLDAGRQAAAVRADLPAVDGRRAADAWLLPTP
- a CDS encoding glycosyltransferase family 2 protein gives rise to the protein MLGIVVVSFGSAPLLRENLATVDLSALRTPHRVVVVDNLRDARSRAEVRECAQEHGWDLVAQDANPGFGAAADAGVRRAAALGCTAVVLVNPDARVDAPTLDALAEQVDRTPRTLVSPRVDRADGRPWFTGGEIDVAAGRTRNVVTDGTPQAHGWVSGACLAASVAWWDELGGFDDDYFLYWEDVDLSYRCTAAGGTVLVRQDLVAVHDVGGTQDAGTAGAKSATYYRWNTRNRLVFAAKHLPAADVRRWLWRTPGYARAVLLRGGRRQLLRPWGPVWAVTRGSVEGAGWAVRALVRRPRGARTAVAA